In the genome of Aedes aegypti strain LVP_AGWG chromosome 2, AaegL5.0 Primary Assembly, whole genome shotgun sequence, the window TCAATGACATGAAAAAGGGTATATAAGCCCCATTTTAAAGTATCATCTCTCGTAAAAATAATGAGTAATTAGTGCACATGCTAGTTTGGTGCCATCATAACCTCCATTGTTTGTGTTTTCCCTCGCTGCTATCCGGTATTAATGATAAGttgattttcaatgtaaaaatcTCCGAGTAAATAGTTTAATATATATAATATTAGTACTGCCTCTAAAATATAACGTAAAAAACTAACCATCGACACATACAGACACGTAAGTAATGCCGGTATTTTCTTTTGGAATGACGATCTTCACAATTCGGTTCTTTGTTTCAGACATTTTAACATCCCTTTGGAAGCGTGTAGTAACCCTATAGAATATTCTTATTGTCCGCTATAGCGGACACGGACACGGACGGCTGTGTACCCGTGGAATAAGTGGGTTGGGCCGGCTCCAAGGAGAATGATTTGGCGCAGACAAAGTAAACCAGCATCTTCAATAGCATGGCCCAGTGTGTTTGTGAACTTCCAGGAAGAGAAACGTATCGTATAATTTGTATATGAATGATAAATATATTACATTGTGTTATAAGTTTTTAATAGTGTTTTATACTTTTTCCTGGTCTTTTCCTTGAATCTTGAAAAAAGCTCAATCTGCGGCAGCATTCATAAAAAGTGAGGTTTTACTacccattttttgttttgaaaaccaagagtgaaaaatacccattatttgaaGTTCGAAGAGGATACTCATTAATGGGTAAAGCGACTTTACTCTTTTAATGAGTTAAACCACTTTTCTCGAAAATGGGTACATGGAACTCATTTGAAGGGTACTTTAATGTTAGCGTGAACATTAAAGTACCCTTCAAATGAGTTCCATGTACCCATTTTCGAGAAAAGTGGTTTAACTCATTAAAAGAGTAAAGTCGCTTTACCCATTAATGAGTATCCTCTTCGAACttcaaataatgggtatttttcactcttggttttcaaaacaaaaaatgggtAGTAAAACCTCACTTTTTATGAATGCTGCCGCAGATTGAGCTTTTTTCAAGATTCAAGGAAAAGACCAGGAAAAAGTATAAAACACTATTAAAAACTTATAACACAATGTAATATATTTATCATTCATATACAAATTATACGATACGTTTCTCTTCCTGGAAGTTCACAAACACACTGGGCCATGCTATTGAAGATGCTGGTTTACTTTGTCTGCGCCAAATCATTCTCCTTGGAGCCGGCCCAACCCACTTATTCCACGGGTACACAGCCGTCCGTGTCCGTGTCCGCTATAGCGGACAATAAGAATATTCTATAGGGTTACTACACGCTTCCAAAGGGATGTTAAAATGTCTGAAACAAAGAACCGAATTGTGAAGATCGTCATTCCAAAAGAAAATACCGGCATTACTTACGTGTCTGTATGTGTCGATGGTTAGTTTTTTACGTTATATTTTAGAGGCAGTACTAATATTATATATATTAAACTATTTACTCGGAgatttttacattgaaaatcaaCTTATCATTAATACCGGATAGCAGCGAGGGAAAACACAAACAATGGAGGTTATGATGGCACCAAACTAGCATGTGCACTAATTACTCATTATTTTTACGAGAGATGATACTTTAAAATGGGGCTTATATACCCTTTTTCATGTCATTGAAAAATACCCTTCTTCTGACATTTCCATACTGATTAAAAAAATGGGTACATGGAACTCATTTAGAGGGTACTTTAATATTAGCGTGTGacgccgatgattgaaaaatcccaggtctcctgtcatttgaccaggcttcgtaaaatggcttatgagccaggcgaaaacttaaatggagaaaaattagtaaaatatttctaatcacaaaagtgcctttttatgtgcaatttgggtaacaaagaggtagctgatacaacaactaggtgtaatgttgcagtaacgaacattgttggatctcttttttgtcattttctccatgtcctcgtttggtaagatgaggcgttattgaaaatcacgctggatttaatcccaggtctcctgtcaattgacgccgttgcggcgatcagctgttccgaaacgtctcgtaaaatggcttataggccaattcacatgacgtttcaaatcagctgatccggaagctctttgacagttcttctatgaaaatgacaggcccgtgttagcactggtcctccaccgatataaacaaatgcatagacggggcccagatagctgtagcggtaaacgcgcagctattcagcaagaccaagctgacggtcgtgggttcgaatcccaccggtcgaggatcttttcggattggaaattttctcgacttcccagggcatagagtatcatcgtacctgccacacgatatacacatgcaaaaatgatcattggcatagtaagctctcagttaataaatgtggaagtgctcataagctaagctgagaagcaggctctgtcccagtggggacgtaacgccagaaagaagaagaagaagacggacttgacacatgaaaaggcctattgcccattgcacggtgacgtcatcagaaaatcgctctctttccctccttcgggaaatctgaaaacaacggtgccagtacctgtcaaagttggcaggtactggcaccattgttatcagattttgttgaagagcgaaagagagagaatttcgccgtgaagtgcctaatttctcatcgtaatggggctctgcacaaaaatctttctctctctttcaccccttcccaaaatttgtaaacaacaaggccagtaaattTCAAAAGCCCATGCAAAAcgaaaacagtgcagagccccataggctGTTTTCCaacacgccaatctgtcatgaaacggcctacttttctgcactgaagcatgcagtgcgggaatagtcattacgcaactgaaaccagtgctgtaatgattccatacgcaacgctttctcattacgcaactgttttgagttgggtaatgaatcattacacaacatttttttcagaaattatgaaataatggtgaatgcattctgatatgGTCTttaacgaaattgcaaaaaatgttacgTAAATAATTTTTCGTATAAAGACTATATTACTATTTCCATCAAAACGTATTTTGAACCTAAACAAATCTACTAATTTCAGTTCCCTTTAAatgtcaaatatttttcttcaaaaaattcgatAAAACTTGTAAGAAATTCAATATGTAAGAGAAGAATAACAATAAGAATGAAGAAATTCAAAATGTGAGAATaagaataaaatattcaaaatgtgtatttttcaaaacaatggatcattgaaggtagtttttgtcagtgctcaccgcatcaaaacaaaggggccactgtatatggaatttaacattgtgacagcattgctgttctgtcaaacactacggctacggtggcgctatctatgctttccatagtgGCCGTTTGgctattttaatgatccattcaaaGAATAAAATGGTGACGTGATCTTTAATAATTACGGTTCGCGCAACTAACTTATTTGTTGAAAtgtttctcgattactttttcaaatcgacgtaagtaacttccataggagtttgagaaaattaattcgcTGTTTCggtcaagaaaagtaaagaattgggtcctaaaatgtttaatgaaatcttgtttttatttaatgacacgaaagagcatgttactgcaactattttagcaatttttcccgctcaaataacagctacatcatatttaaactttaatttaaaaattgtgtccataaatgaaccttgacacttttaatcatgtttgacaccacagggcttttagttttaacactggggttgttcctatctgacattttggaagggacacggaaagcaaaatacacctaaaatttgagTGTAAGCCAAggtgtgtgacaaaatctaaaaaaaatctttttggacttaaacaaaagaaaaacattaataaattaagtaaacatgtgttttttgcctaaacttaagcgtttggcattgaAATTgagacaggcctttaggaccatATTttcattcagtcaaggaatgggtcaagaaatttcatacagagagccccctttgaaatgacatttcttctcaactgcgtactgcggttagaaaaatgtgattttctggactatttctgggaagaaattttgcacgcatcgagataggtgattctttttcttgtcagtagcaaaccagccgtTACGGAACAAAAAACCAGAGCAACTGCGATTCAAGAGACCattgaggtagccatgaaaacagtAGAATgctaacacagacaaacagacgtaacactctaattattttcatcgtacaGCATAATAGCACCCAATTCTAATATGTGGTAGTAGGCCGACGGGCCACACGTAGCGCTTGCGTCGCTTtcgttcgagtttgacgtttgctcactaccgccaccatGTTCGCAGTTGGCCAAGTTAagtattttagcattgggcgtaaatcTTCACGTGACtatattttaaattgataattattccagctgttacgtctgtttgtctgtgatgctaatgtcgctactgttcgtgttaccaacatctagtttgccacgcgctgacagcttgagtaccggtcctcaaagtgtcaaataaattttaaaatcatccactacaacatggcatcgaacaaaccATGAAAAGATATatttaaaggtgataataaactaattaagttttgtgagaacagcgccattagcgttctactactaatatttctattatgaAAACCAActattaccacagacaaacagacgtaacagttagaacaaatttcttcaaaatccattgcccagtttacaccatcattatctggtgagcatgttgcacgataaagtgtttcgtgcaacaagaccagcaggtggcggtagtgtgaaacgtcaaacgcgaagaaaaacgatgcgcgcgcctctggttgtgagatttgtaacatagcgaatttaaAATGATCtataaatgagtggtcgatgaaAATTCTggcagtgttacgtctgtttgtctgtgctattaCTATGGTTAATCAACTTGATATCGAGGTACGCATTATCGATTAAAGGAGATTTGACTGTAATAAGAAGAAGACATtgattctgaaagtttaaacttagggtggacccaaaattCACACTTTATTCTTTATCAAGTTTCTTATAGTGAGCCACCTTCACACTGATCGAATTCAAAATCTCCTTGGCCGTCATGCGTTGATCGTCCTGGCAAACCTTCAAAATACGCCCACATTCCTGTATGAAGTAGCCCAGTTCTTTCTCGTCCACCGCTCTCCGATTGTTCCCTTCCAAGGCCGGCGATAGGCACTTATTGGTGAGCTGCGTGATCTGCGCTTTCTCCGAGCTGAAGGCCTCATCCAGATCAAACAGCTCTAACGGAGGCGCCGACAGATCGCTGAATATCGGTTGAAAAACCTGAAAAGTAACGGACCGATTAACCTTCGCTCCTaccatcctagcaatatttaagcacagacaaacagacgtaacattagacgtaatttcattaaaatccatcgcccacttTTCCCCATTATCATCTGGTGAGGATGTTGCAAGATATACTGTTTTGTGCAACAAGAACTGTAGATGGCGGTAGTCCGAAACGTCAAACATTAAGAAAAACAATGCGTCTCTGTAAGTTTTGGAACAGACTGAATAtcaaatgatcgttaaatgaatggtcgatggaaatttcgtcagttgtACGTCTGCTTGTCTGTGATTCAAGCTTCTAACCGCAAGCTGCAGCGGCGGTAATGGGATCTCGAACTGCGGCTTGATGATCTTGAGCGGTTCATATTGCACGTCCAACTTTTCATAGGTATTGATAACATCGCGCAGCAAATCGTTGTTGATCGAATGCAGGCCCATATCGAATAGCTTCTTGAAGTCGGCCGGGATGTCGTAGTCGAGCGAATCCATCAGGCAGATCTTCGGCTGCTCGGCCAGATAGATCGTATCGGGGATGATTGCGTAGTCATTAATCTGCGGATGGGACGATCGTGAGTAAGTTATTATGTCGTGATTGGCTGTCCTACAAGGGGTACCTCCAGATCATTGAAATCcgatgatttgaatttgaaattgtcTTCGAGGATCAAGCCGAAGATGCTGTCCCATATGGCCGTGTTGATTTCGTTGGTTATGTACTTATCTTGAAACATATGGCCGGATCCGATGGCTATTAGTTTGCCATTAGCCTCGTTTTGATAATATCCTGCGAGTGGACGATTGAAAGGATACACGACAGGCCCTGTAGTCAGCAGGACATTGGATGGTTGAATGATGTTCATAGTTGCTCCAAAAGGATAAACAAATTCTACTTTGTATTTGTTGTCCATAAAATCAAATGCAGTCAGGATACTTTTACTAAATTCTAGAAGAGAGTTGTTCATGGTATCACTGGCGATACCTCCGCTGATCAAGGCCTCTTTTGGATGAAAATATTTGTAGTACTGAGGTCGAACAACCGCATCTGAAAAAGAACACTCAAATTTCACGAATAATTTGAAGTAGTTTATACCAATACTAACCGCTGTTGATTGTCATTCCATAGTCTTCAAGGAGAAAATTCACATTTGTATTAAAATTAATTTCGCCACCTTCACCTAGTAGAAGCAAAAGTCGTCCACCTTCTGAGATATAGTCCTATAATAAAATTAGAATAGCTTCAATGGCTTTCACCTGCTgacggaaatttttgaaatatctagagcaatgtttcccaaactttttggactttcgcccccttgagaccaacattttttggaatcgcccccaTGATGTGAAATTTAAATGGTTGCATTAAGCGATAAACTAACGTTGAAGTTTTAATCAATATCTCTTCGTAAGTATAACAAAAATTTGACAAACTTAAAGGGTGTAGTAGTCAATCATGATGCTCCAATTAAAATACCTCAAAAAGAACGTTTTCTGTTTGTATATCCATGAAAAGTCATGCAATATCTATCatatgaatgatttattttgttttaacaaACCTATTATCCTGCAAATGTGTGCAATCACCGAAACAGTTTTTTACTTCTTCGATTTTAATGTAAGTAGTTGAAATTAATTTACGAAATATAAGGTAATACAGTTTTGGCTGTTCTGGAAACATACCAATCGACatacaaaatgtaaaaaatatataataaaccCAGACTAGTTTAAAACTCTTCATTCACTGaactaaaaagttataaaaatgttttatttttattcagtgcaatttagattttttttttcaaagccctTGTTGcatgcaatagggtcctaaagccctgtcccaattttagtgccaaacgcttaattttaggccaataacacatgtttacttaattttctaatgttttccgttggtttgagtccaaaaaacattttttttagattttgtcacactccttggcttaaactcaaattttgggtgtattttgttttccgtgtcccttccgaaatgtcagataggaacaaccccagtggtaaaactaaaacccctgtggtgtttttgtcgactaagcgaacgtcaaacatgatcttaagtgtcaaggttcatttatggacccaatttttaaattaaagtttaaacatgatatagccgttatttcaGCGGGAAAttttgctaaagtagttgcagtaaaatgctgtttcgtgttattgaataaaaacaagatttcattaaaaattttaggacccaatttgatGTAACTCAGCCCTATTTTTAAGTTAAGTGATTAAGGCCAAGTAGCccatcattcgttttggcaacaatgatgacttttcagcttgcatttcaaagtgataaaactcagtcttgatagtttatattgacttgaaaaagtatcactgtacgtgctTACATGCATaaggtatgctgatactttttcagctgtgtcagtgcaaaaccaactgattttctttgattcgaaatcgtgaaatgaattagcaacaatcatcaacgacgcgtacaaatttcaatgacggcctacttcggcTTAAAAACGCGCACGTTCAGAGGTACATATAAGTACAGATGAAATAGTTtaactgccgttctacgcatatttgtcccacgGTCAATAAGGTTTATAtaaaacatgggacaagtaaACGTAGAAGGGCAGGTTAGGTGTCAAATCAATTATTCTTCAGATGTATATGTTTCCATTAAATGAGTGTCTCTTACAAACGTTGAGTATATTTTTGTTTCTGAATTGTTCCCATTATTTTCGCCCCCTACCGCTTTATCGCCCACCAGattcagttttacaaattttcgccccatcgattttttgttggacccgttagcaaAAGCTAGCGGTGATAATCCATTTTGGAAAccgtctttgaaaaaaaaaacctcttggaTGGACACTTATATGTATATATACTCATTGAATATGATTGCAACCACAAACAAAAGGAGGGTTGAATCTAttaattcacaacttcctctacaaaaaaatgagttttaaaactgtcactaaacgtggcgaAAATGGAAGAAATGACGTTTCTCTGGAATGCGCACTTCTTTCCAAGGATGAAATGGTTAATGATGATAACTGCATCGAAATTGATCAAGTAATTAGGTCGATGCTTTAGATAAATTTTCCGaactctttgattcaagtgtggtcagttgttctgaaATTGGAGGGTTTAGACAGAAGATCAAGAACTCCATTAAGGTAACCAAAGTTTCtatccaaatcgcaaagaaaggagactgtccgTTTTGACAGAAAATCTTGAACATCGCGATCTCccgaagaattcttggagatccCTTGATAAAATCCACGGAGGAGTTATGGAGAAATTGCTGTAGAGAtatcccggagaaattcctggaggaaaactccggaagaattcgtggagttaatccccggagggattgctagatgaaatctccagaggaatacCTGATGGAAatctccgaaagaatttctgaaggaatacccAGAAGGAATTCCTCGGGAAAATccccaaagaaattcctggaggaaatctctacAATAATGTTTAGAGCAAATCCCCAGAGggattcccggaggaatttctgcagtaAATCCCCAGAGGTATTCTTGAGGGAAATccacgaaggaatttctggtaaaaaTCCTAAAAGGATTTTCAGGACGGTATTCCCGGAGGCATTTATGGACGAAATCTACGTAGAAATTTCTGATGTAAATATCCCCGGAGGAAATTCAAAcatgaattcctggtggaaatccatggaggaatttctggtggaaatccatgaattcctggtggaaatcctgtAAGATACATCGGAAGATCTTTGGCAGAATGCCTGGAAGAGCTCCTGTGGACGAATTTATTGAGAAATACCTAAAGGCGGcattcatttattacgtaacactaaaattggaaatttttgaccccctccccccctccgtaacgctttttgtatgaaaattttcgaatttctgtatgagccgtaactcttgagcctactccccccctccccctagagcgttacgtaatttgtggatgccgccaaaGGATTCCTGAGATAAATAATGAATCGCCTGATGGTCGCCTTGTTTCTTAAATAATTCTTAACTTTTGTACCTTCACTTATGAAGTGGAGATCAAGTTTTCCAtaggaaaaaatattgtttacaaAAGCAGCGATTGTCCTGTTTTCACTTGCCTCAAATGAGCAGGAACCAGAGACAGTGGTTGTTTCAGGGAGAAAAATCCGAACTGGTAAACAAACATGTATTTTTCAAGGTATACTTCCATTCATTCTTCCTAGGACTCTCCAGAAAttacatcagaaatttctccgtgaataactatgaaatttcttcaaaacattcatacagGCATTATTCCAGGGTTACTTTAGACATGCTTCCAGCAATACTTTCAGAGTGTCTTCCTTAAATTACTTAAGAAATGTCTCAAGAGATAGCTCCGGTTTTTTCTTCACATTATTTCTTCAGAAGTCttacagaaattactccagagttcaagccagaaattctttcagagattgatCGAGTGATTTTTTTAAGGTTGTTTGTGAATGTAGTAACCGATCCCAGCCGAATCTTTTGCGAACGATGGACAGTACATCCATTCGCCAAGAAAATCGATCACAGAATACCCAGTTTCTTCAACCGGCCAGCCTCAACTTCAACCGCTGACGAAGACGCGAAGAAATCATACAAATACATTGACATAACGGTGGTTATGCACATTCCATCTCATTTTCTTCTACACACGGCAAACACGAGTATGCGTGTGAAAGTAACAAGCTCTTACATCTACACGACTAGCTTGCCTCTAGCCAAAAAGTGAAAGCTCGTTGTAACCGAAGCTTAACGGCGAGACATTCTAGCAATAATACACTCTCAAATAAATTCATacacaaaatgtttcaattaaATCATAAATAATTTTCCACATGCATCATTATCACTACATTCTCCCTTTTCTCTACTCTAACTTTTAAAACCTGCTCAAAaacatatgaaaattttcaaatcaaagtaAAGTGTTATGCAGTGCATAAAAAAACACATTCAATTCAACTTCAATCTAAATTTGATTCAAATCCTATTTacatctaatccaaatccaaccaaaaTCAAATACAAATTGAATCCAACCAAAATATTATACTAGatcaaatttaatccaaattaaaaatcaatccaAAATCTTATTCAAATTCTATCAAATCTACATCCAATccaattgaaataaaatttaaatccttttgcaatcaaaatataatccaaacccaatccattcaaaattcaaatgcaatcaaaagccaaaacaaatcttattaaaATCCAATTATAATCCTGTGCAAATCCAAAACTAATACAATTCATATCCAAATCAAATTAATtccgaatccaatccaaatctaatccgaATGCAATTCAATCTAAATACAATCCGAATTCAACTGCAATCCAAATCTTGTCCAAATTCAATCACCAttgaaatccaatcaaaatataATCAAAACCCAATTCAacttctatgcaaaacttaatTCAAAActaatccaatccatatccaaatcaaattcattcaaatttaatccaaatccgaATTGAATCCCATACTTTTCAAATCCTACCCAAACCAATTCCGAATCGAATCCAAGTCGAATCTAAACTGAATTCAAATACCAtcaaaattgaattcaattcCAATTTAGATACAAGTACAATATAAAACCAATCCAAAACTAATACAATCCATATCCAAACCAAATacattcaaatccaatccaaatcgaatCTGAGTTCAATATAATGTCGATACAAttcaaaaccaatccaaatccattccgAATAGAAATCAAGTAGAATCCAAACTCAATTCAAATacaatcaaaattaaatgcaATCCAATTTTATTACAAGTTTAATATAAATCCATATCTAAACCAAATTCATTCAAATCCGAGTCAAACATGAACTAAGtacaattcaaatccaaatccattccGAATTAAATCCAAGTAGAATCAAAACTCAATTAAAatacaataaaacaaaatgaattcAATCCACTTTAGATACATgataatccaatccaaattctaATCATCATCCAAATACGATCAAAAtataatccaaattcaatccatatccaatttgaaataaatccaTTCTAGCAATTTTCCCAATTCAATCCGAAACCAATCTAATACAAATCCAATACATATCCAATTTGAAATCAATCCAATCCGGcattttttccaatttatttcaaaacataTCCACATTAAAgccaaattcattttttttgttttgtttttcggacCATTCTCAGCCTACCCACCATTCGGATGAGCCTACtggaattccttttttttttattgatttttaatctCGGACCATTCACAGCCTACTCACCAACTGATGAGCCTACTGGAACTCCGTTTCACatcgtcttttttttttattattcaatcTAGGACCATTCACAGTCTACTCATCATCCGATGAGCCTACTGGAACTCCATTTATTTTGCTTTCACATcagttttccttttttttcaatttcggaTCATTCTCAGCCTACTCACTACCTCAAAGCCATAGTGTGCCTACTGGAATTCCGATTTGCTTTATCACAACACTTaatttttctgatatttttctGCGCCTCTCTATTTCCTTACACGACAAAATACTTACGCTTAAAAAAAAGATCTCACGTTACGAATATAATGTCCGAGCACTACCGACTGCGCCATTGTAGTAACCGATCCCAGCCGAATCTTTTGCGAACGATGGACAGTACATCCATTCGCCAAGAAAATCGATCACAGAATACCCAGTTTCTTCAACCGGCCAGCCTCAACTTCAACCGCTGACGAAGACGCGAAGAAATCATACAAATACATTGACATAACGGTGGTTATGCACATTCCATCTCATTTTCTTACACGGCAAACACGAGTATGCGTGTGAAAGTAACAAGCTCTTACATCTACACGACTAGCTTGCCTCTAGCCAAAAAGTGAAAGCTCGTTGTAACCGAAGCTTAACGGCGAGACATTCTAGCAATAATACACTCTCAAATAAATTCATacacaaaatgtttcaattaaAT includes:
- the LOC5577220 gene encoding intraflagellar transport protein 52 homolog; this encodes MVKRATSAVEDMNNVNVVFNVSKNELFKLPDNYKTLHRKLKVSYRVESNKNDITPEILKGASVFVLAGPQEKFTETEFQYLKDYISEGGRLLLLLGEGGEINFNTNVNFLLEDYGMTINSDAVVRPQYYKYFHPKEALISGGIASDTMNNSLLEFSKSILTAFDFMDNKYKVEFVYPFGATMNIIQPSNVLLTTGPVVYPFNRPLAGYYQNEANGKLIAIGSGHMFQDKYITNEINTAIWDSIFGLILEDNFKFKSSDFNDLEINDYAIIPDTIYLAEQPKICLMDSLDYDIPADFKKLFDMGLHSINNDLLRDVINTYEKLDVQYEPLKIIKPQFEIPLPPLQLAVFQPIFSDLSAPPLELFDLDEAFSSEKAQITQLTNKCLSPALEGNNRRAVDEKELGYFIQECGRILKVCQDDQRMTAKEILNSISVKVAHYKKLDKE